One window from the genome of Streptomyces sp. NBC_00091 encodes:
- a CDS encoding TetR/AcrR family transcriptional regulator yields MHEEELLDAAARVLAGDHSASMVQIAAGIGTSRATLSRRYATREALLKAVAVRAIHVVDGCLAPADLPEATADAAAFDAALEQLVVALLPAAHLYGFTSRDATVLADPDFKAGLERQDRRALRFLALGQRLGRLRADLPPYWIWYSLWGLLDAAAEGVRDGHLAPRHIGHLVLTSFLGGARPPWPAPEPEA; encoded by the coding sequence GTGCACGAAGAAGAACTGCTCGACGCCGCGGCACGCGTCCTCGCGGGCGACCACAGCGCCTCGATGGTGCAGATCGCCGCGGGCATCGGCACCAGCCGGGCCACCCTGAGCCGCCGCTACGCCACCCGCGAGGCACTGCTCAAGGCGGTGGCCGTCCGGGCCATCCACGTGGTCGACGGCTGCCTGGCCCCCGCCGACCTCCCCGAGGCCACCGCCGACGCCGCGGCCTTCGACGCCGCGCTGGAGCAGCTGGTCGTCGCCCTGCTCCCCGCCGCCCACCTGTACGGGTTCACCTCGCGCGACGCCACCGTCCTCGCCGACCCCGACTTCAAGGCCGGGCTCGAGCGCCAGGACCGCCGGGCCCTGCGCTTCCTCGCCCTCGGCCAGCGGCTGGGACGGCTGCGCGCCGACCTGCCGCCGTACTGGATCTGGTACTCGCTCTGGGGCCTGCTCGACGCCGCCGCCGAGGGCGTACGCGACGGCCACCTGGCCCCCCGCCACATCGGACACCTCGTCCTGACGTCCTTCCTCGGGGGAGCGCGGCCCCCCTGGCCCGCCCCGGAACCCGAAGCCTGA
- a CDS encoding helix-turn-helix domain-containing protein, protein MDEPAEIGRRVQRLRAERGMTQRQLAEPAYTPAYVSTLEAGKVRPSETALRFLAERLGTSYEELATGRPARLATELRLALTDAQRTLATGCAQEAAVHFRRLLAEAGRLGLADERAEALLGLGDCALEAGELTEAAAHFEAAEVLLADEPLPRRARPIRGRAVAHLLAGELRYACYLLESAIDALNSGGLGDPEALVLLYSAVIGPYIDMGAHARAAHAAELALALAPQVGDPALVAGMHRQVARTFLTEGRVADADASLAKAQAVYRQLRLRTDLAHCHWMRGYVQAQHGDLAAAERELRIAREMLAARRAALYTAQVEVELADVLRRLGRYEEAAELVSGLLEEGAGPGAVHAGGAHRLLGLIAQERGETEAAEEHYVRALALLERSGAGGDLADLCRLLGDLLRRSGRTEAAMDAYRTGLGHRAAPGTTTLGPAPAAPAQMAGRMAAYTTPLPAPR, encoded by the coding sequence ATGGACGAACCGGCCGAAATCGGCCGCCGGGTTCAGCGGCTGCGCGCCGAACGCGGCATGACCCAGCGCCAGTTGGCTGAGCCCGCGTACACACCGGCGTACGTTTCCACGCTGGAGGCGGGCAAGGTGCGGCCCTCGGAGACGGCCCTGCGCTTCCTCGCGGAGCGGCTCGGCACCTCCTACGAGGAGCTGGCCACGGGGCGTCCGGCCCGCCTCGCCACCGAACTGCGGCTCGCCCTGACCGACGCCCAGCGCACCCTGGCCACCGGCTGCGCGCAGGAGGCCGCGGTCCACTTCCGCCGGCTGCTGGCCGAGGCCGGGCGGCTGGGCCTGGCCGACGAGCGGGCCGAGGCGCTGCTCGGGCTCGGCGACTGCGCGCTGGAGGCCGGGGAACTGACCGAGGCCGCCGCCCACTTCGAGGCGGCGGAGGTCCTGCTGGCCGACGAACCGCTGCCCCGCCGGGCCCGGCCGATCCGGGGCCGCGCCGTCGCGCACCTGCTGGCCGGGGAGCTGCGGTACGCCTGCTACCTGCTGGAGTCGGCGATCGACGCCCTCAACTCGGGCGGGCTCGGGGACCCGGAGGCGCTGGTGCTGCTCTACTCGGCGGTCATCGGCCCGTACATCGACATGGGCGCCCACGCCCGCGCGGCCCACGCGGCGGAGCTGGCGCTGGCGCTGGCTCCGCAGGTCGGGGACCCGGCGCTGGTGGCGGGGATGCACCGGCAGGTCGCGCGGACCTTCCTCACCGAGGGCCGGGTGGCCGATGCCGACGCCTCGCTGGCCAAGGCCCAGGCGGTCTACCGGCAGCTGCGGCTGCGCACCGACCTGGCGCACTGCCACTGGATGCGCGGCTACGTCCAGGCGCAGCACGGGGATCTGGCGGCGGCGGAGCGGGAGCTGCGGATCGCCCGGGAGATGCTGGCGGCGCGGCGGGCCGCGCTGTACACCGCGCAGGTGGAGGTGGAGCTGGCCGATGTGCTGCGCCGCCTGGGCCGGTACGAGGAGGCCGCCGAGCTGGTCTCGGGGCTGCTGGAGGAGGGCGCCGGCCCGGGGGCCGTGCACGCGGGCGGCGCGCACCGGCTGCTGGGGCTGATCGCGCAGGAGCGCGGGGAGACGGAGGCGGCCGAGGAGCACTACGTACGGGCGCTGGCCCTGCTGGAGCGCAGCGGTGCGGGCGGGGACCTCGCGGACCTGTGCCGGCTGCTGGGCGACCTGCTGCGCCGGTCGGGGCGTACGGAGGCGGCGATGGACGCCTACCGCACCGGACTCGGGCACCGCGCGGCGCCGGGTACCACCACCCTGGGCCCGGCTCCGGCCGCTCCGGCGCAGATGGCGGGGCGGATGGCGGCGTACACGACACCGCTCCCGGCGCCGCGCTGA
- the eno gene encoding phosphopyruvate hydratase, producing MSAKAATTVNAAIETVTARRIIDSRGNPTVEVDVVLADGSLGRAAVPSGASTGAREAVELRDGDSARWHGKGVDRAVAHVNGEIAASVRGRDAADQAGLDAALVALDGTATKSRLGANAILGVSLATAKAAAAAHRQPLYRYLGGADARLLPLPMMNIVNGGAHADNPLDFQEFMIAPVGADTFAEAVRMGSEVFHTLRRDLLAAGHSTGVGDEGGFAPALRTAEEALDFVMAAIERSGYRPGTDIGLIMDPASSEFFRDGVYDYAGEGVRRTPSENADYLAKLIDAYPVLSIEDPMAENDWDGWRELTARVGDRCQLTGDDLFCTSETLLREGIRTGAGNSILIKVNQIGTLTEALAAVATAHQAGWTAVMSHRSGETEDTTIADLAVATGCGQIKTGSLSRSDRTAKYNQLIRIEEELGDSARYAGRSALRRA from the coding sequence ATGTCCGCAAAGGCAGCCACCACCGTCAACGCCGCCATCGAGACCGTCACCGCCCGCCGGATCATCGACAGCCGGGGCAACCCCACGGTCGAGGTCGACGTCGTCCTGGCGGACGGATCCCTGGGGCGCGCGGCCGTCCCCTCCGGCGCCTCCACCGGCGCCCGGGAGGCCGTGGAACTGCGCGACGGGGACTCCGCGCGCTGGCACGGCAAGGGCGTCGACCGCGCGGTGGCCCACGTCAACGGGGAGATCGCGGCGTCCGTGCGCGGCCGGGACGCGGCGGACCAGGCGGGTCTCGACGCCGCGCTGGTCGCCCTCGACGGCACCGCCACGAAGTCCCGGCTCGGCGCCAACGCGATCCTCGGCGTCTCCCTCGCCACCGCCAAGGCCGCCGCGGCGGCCCACCGCCAGCCCCTCTACCGCTACCTCGGCGGCGCCGACGCCCGCCTCCTGCCGCTGCCGATGATGAACATCGTCAACGGCGGCGCCCACGCCGACAATCCGCTGGACTTCCAGGAGTTCATGATCGCGCCCGTGGGCGCGGACACCTTCGCCGAAGCCGTCCGCATGGGCAGCGAGGTCTTCCACACCCTGCGCCGCGACCTGCTGGCCGCCGGGCACTCCACGGGCGTCGGCGACGAGGGCGGCTTCGCGCCCGCGCTGCGTACCGCCGAGGAGGCGCTCGACTTCGTGATGGCCGCCATCGAGCGCAGCGGCTACCGCCCCGGCACCGACATCGGCCTGATCATGGACCCCGCGTCCTCGGAGTTCTTCCGCGACGGGGTCTACGACTACGCCGGTGAAGGCGTGCGCCGCACCCCCTCCGAGAACGCCGACTACCTGGCCAAGCTCATCGACGCCTACCCGGTCCTCTCCATCGAGGACCCCATGGCGGAGAACGACTGGGACGGCTGGCGCGAGCTGACCGCCCGCGTCGGCGACCGCTGCCAGCTCACCGGCGACGACCTGTTCTGCACCAGCGAGACCCTGCTGCGCGAGGGCATCCGCACCGGCGCCGGCAACTCGATCCTGATCAAGGTCAACCAGATCGGCACCCTGACCGAGGCGCTGGCGGCCGTGGCCACGGCCCACCAGGCGGGCTGGACGGCCGTCATGTCGCACCGCTCGGGCGAGACGGAGGACACCACCATCGCGGATCTGGCGGTGGCCACCGGCTGCGGTCAGATCAAGACCGGCTCACTCTCCCGCTCCGACCGCACCGCCAAGTACAACCAACTGATCCGGATCGAAGAGGAGCTGGGCGACTCGGCGCGCTACGCGGGCCGCTCCGCACTGCGCCGGGCGTGA
- a CDS encoding MFS transporter, whose product MHTPTLDPRRWTVLAILSGSLLLISMDTTILNVAFPSLVADLQPGAVQQLWIIDVYALALSGLLVTAGALGDRWGRKRLLMAGFGIFSAASLIAVLSTEAWHVIAARALLGVGGAAIMPSTLSILRSVFTDAKERAFALAVWAAVFGGGMAFGPVVGGLLVQDHGWHSAFLLNLPVAALIVAAGLRYLPESRAPRSTGRWDWWGVGQSIVGMLALAGGIKQLGKSGITDPLPWALLAVAALALTVFVRRQLRLDNPLLQVRLFAKPAFSVAATAIFLPMVGMGAILFLVTQWFQYGQGYTPLEAGLRLLPAPLALICASMVAPTLMHRYPIRHVLGAGLVVLAAGMAMPWTVQQFTELGYPAFAAGLTVMGLGAGIATTVASVTLVSAAPADQVSSAAAIEETCYELGSAMGVAILGSTAAALYRGNLPVLDLDGPAASAVRDSVGEAAHTAERLGGTVGQALLDTASQAFTLAITPAFLMAGALAVAAAATTWALIPRDLQPTENH is encoded by the coding sequence ATGCACACCCCCACGCTGGACCCGCGTCGCTGGACCGTCCTGGCGATCCTCTCCGGCAGCCTCCTGCTCATCTCGATGGACACCACGATCCTCAACGTGGCCTTCCCCTCGCTCGTCGCCGACCTCCAGCCCGGCGCCGTACAGCAGCTGTGGATCATCGACGTCTACGCCCTCGCCCTGTCCGGGCTGCTGGTCACCGCCGGCGCCCTCGGCGACCGCTGGGGCCGCAAGCGGCTGCTCATGGCGGGCTTCGGCATCTTCTCCGCCGCCTCGCTGATCGCCGTGCTCTCCACAGAGGCCTGGCACGTCATCGCGGCCCGCGCCCTCCTCGGCGTCGGCGGCGCGGCCATCATGCCGTCCACCCTGTCGATCCTGCGCAGCGTCTTCACCGACGCGAAGGAGCGCGCCTTCGCCCTCGCCGTCTGGGCCGCGGTGTTCGGCGGCGGCATGGCCTTCGGCCCGGTCGTCGGCGGCCTCCTCGTCCAGGACCACGGCTGGCACTCCGCCTTCCTCCTCAACCTCCCCGTCGCCGCCCTGATCGTCGCCGCGGGCCTGCGCTACCTGCCCGAATCGCGGGCCCCGCGCAGCACCGGCCGCTGGGACTGGTGGGGCGTCGGCCAGTCCATCGTCGGCATGCTCGCCCTCGCCGGCGGCATCAAGCAGCTCGGCAAGAGCGGCATCACCGACCCGCTGCCCTGGGCCCTGCTCGCCGTCGCCGCCCTCGCGCTCACCGTCTTCGTCCGCCGCCAGCTGCGCCTGGACAACCCGCTGCTCCAGGTACGGCTGTTCGCCAAGCCCGCCTTCAGCGTCGCGGCCACCGCGATCTTCCTGCCGATGGTGGGCATGGGCGCGATCCTCTTCCTCGTCACCCAGTGGTTCCAGTACGGCCAGGGCTACACCCCGCTCGAGGCCGGGCTGCGCCTGCTGCCCGCCCCGCTGGCGCTGATCTGCGCCTCGATGGTGGCGCCGACGCTGATGCACCGCTACCCGATCCGGCACGTGCTGGGCGCCGGGCTCGTGGTCCTGGCCGCCGGCATGGCGATGCCCTGGACCGTCCAGCAGTTCACCGAACTCGGCTACCCGGCCTTCGCGGCGGGGCTGACCGTCATGGGACTGGGCGCCGGCATCGCCACCACGGTGGCCTCCGTCACCCTGGTCTCCGCCGCGCCGGCCGACCAGGTCTCCAGCGCGGCCGCCATCGAGGAGACCTGCTACGAACTGGGCTCCGCCATGGGCGTCGCCATCCTCGGCAGCACCGCCGCCGCCCTCTACCGGGGCAACCTGCCGGTGCTCGACCTGGACGGCCCGGCCGCGAGCGCCGTACGGGACTCCGTGGGCGAGGCGGCGCACACCGCCGAGCGGCTCGGCGGCACCGTCGGACAGGCCCTCCTGGACACGGCCTCGCAGGCCTTCACCCTGGCGATCACCCCGGCCTTCCTGATGGCCGGAGCCCTGGCCGTCGCCGCCGCGGCCACGACCTGGGCACTGATCCCGCGCGACCTCCAGCCCACCGAGAACCACTGA
- a CDS encoding MarR family winged helix-turn-helix transcriptional regulator encodes MPTSEAAAIAAELRTAMGKLTRRVKHEDSIPLGQVAVLGALDRDGAMTTSDLAADQRVRPQSMARAVGLLMEQNLITRRAHPTDGRKSLVELSDAGRAALEAERGRRVGWLAQAIEAELTDEERALLARSAALLERLATR; translated from the coding sequence ATGCCCACCTCGGAAGCCGCCGCCATCGCCGCAGAACTGCGCACCGCGATGGGCAAGCTCACCCGGCGCGTCAAACACGAGGACAGCATCCCGCTGGGGCAGGTCGCCGTGCTCGGCGCACTCGACCGCGACGGCGCCATGACCACCAGCGACCTCGCCGCCGATCAGCGCGTACGCCCCCAGTCGATGGCCCGGGCGGTGGGGCTGCTCATGGAACAGAACCTGATCACGCGCCGGGCGCACCCCACGGACGGCCGCAAGTCGCTGGTCGAGCTGTCGGACGCGGGCCGGGCCGCGCTCGAAGCGGAGCGCGGCCGCAGGGTCGGCTGGCTCGCGCAGGCCATCGAGGCCGAACTCACCGATGAGGAGCGGGCGCTGCTGGCACGGAGCGCCGCCCTGCTGGAGCGGCTCGCCACACGCTAG
- a CDS encoding M64 family metallopeptidase yields the protein MRRTVRPALRTALAAVCASAALLAAATAPVAAADPPRRSGVEVEIPGPEHGGDAGSGHIRVPAAGRAKAAPRLSEAARAADGQVTKMVDNGPTADRLDVVVVGDGYTADQLERFHADARAKWDEVTAVEPYTTYRDLFNVWTVDAVSAQSGVSGDPGPDTVRDTALGSYFWCESIERLLCVDQPKVDSYVAKAPAADLVLVLANSDKYGGAGYNEPSATLGYEGISTASAGHPKSGQVAIHETGHSLGKLADEYFYPGVPDYEKYTGPEPADPNTSTLDAGRMAGQQAKWYRWLGETSPDGGTVGAYEGGGYYVTGLYRPTDNSLMRVLGKPFNLPGVEAMIAGFHRHARLVTPLTPADRTLRLRHTAKVAVPSLYAPDGRRPEVRWYLDGRELKRFAGRTEVAVAELWLLDLRTHKLSVTAQDRTASVRDPAIARALTSTATWDVRL from the coding sequence ATGAGGCGAACCGTCCGTCCGGCCCTGCGCACGGCGCTCGCGGCAGTCTGCGCGAGCGCCGCGCTGCTGGCCGCCGCCACCGCGCCCGTGGCAGCCGCCGACCCGCCCCGGCGGTCCGGCGTGGAGGTCGAGATACCCGGGCCGGAACACGGCGGCGACGCCGGATCCGGCCACATCCGGGTACCCGCCGCCGGACGGGCGAAGGCCGCGCCCCGCCTCTCCGAGGCCGCGCGCGCCGCCGACGGCCAGGTCACCAAGATGGTCGACAACGGCCCCACCGCGGACCGGCTGGACGTGGTCGTCGTCGGCGACGGCTACACCGCCGACCAGCTGGAGCGCTTCCACGCCGACGCCCGGGCCAAATGGGACGAGGTCACGGCCGTCGAGCCGTACACCACCTACCGCGACCTCTTCAACGTCTGGACCGTGGACGCCGTCTCCGCCCAGTCCGGGGTCTCCGGCGACCCGGGCCCGGACACCGTCCGCGACACCGCGCTCGGCTCGTACTTCTGGTGCGAGTCCATCGAGCGGCTGCTATGCGTGGACCAGCCCAAGGTGGACTCCTACGTGGCCAAGGCGCCCGCCGCGGACCTGGTCCTCGTCCTGGCCAACAGCGACAAGTACGGCGGCGCCGGCTACAACGAGCCCAGCGCCACCCTCGGTTACGAGGGCATCTCCACCGCCTCCGCGGGCCACCCCAAGTCCGGGCAGGTCGCCATCCACGAGACCGGCCACTCCCTCGGCAAGCTCGCCGACGAGTACTTCTACCCGGGCGTCCCCGACTACGAGAAGTACACCGGCCCCGAGCCCGCGGACCCCAACACCTCCACCCTGGACGCCGGCCGGATGGCCGGACAGCAGGCCAAGTGGTACCGCTGGCTCGGCGAGACCTCACCCGACGGCGGGACCGTCGGCGCGTACGAGGGCGGCGGCTACTACGTCACCGGCCTCTACCGGCCCACCGACAACTCCCTCATGCGCGTCCTCGGCAAACCCTTCAACCTCCCCGGCGTCGAGGCGATGATCGCCGGCTTCCACCGGCACGCCCGCCTGGTCACCCCGCTCACCCCGGCCGACCGCACCCTGCGGCTGCGGCACACCGCCAAGGTGGCCGTCCCCAGCCTGTACGCGCCGGACGGGCGCCGGCCGGAGGTCCGCTGGTACCTCGACGGCCGCGAGCTCAAGCGGTTCGCGGGCCGCACCGAGGTCGCCGTGGCCGAACTGTGGCTGCTCGACCTGCGCACCCACAAGCTGTCGGTGACCGCCCAGGACCGCACCGCCTCGGTCCGAGACCCCGCGATCGCCCGCGCCCTGACCTCCACCGCCACCTGGGACGTCCGCCTCTGA
- a CDS encoding response regulator transcription factor codes for MIRVLIADDQPLVRRGLALILAPDPDIEVVGEAGDGAEAVALAERLHPDVVVMDIRMPVLDGVAATAQLAAARPQSRVLALSTFDMDEYVVAALRAGAYGFLPKDISPEELIAAVRTVHTGEAAVAPRLLTRLISTYVRSAPREPRPAPADPAGLTPREVEIWRLLAGGLDNAGIAADLDISVSTVKNHITAIFGKLGVRDRAQAVIAAYETGLVEAERRGA; via the coding sequence ATGATCCGCGTGCTCATCGCAGACGACCAGCCGCTGGTGCGGCGCGGCCTGGCCCTGATCCTGGCGCCCGACCCGGACATCGAGGTCGTCGGCGAGGCCGGGGACGGGGCCGAGGCCGTGGCCCTCGCCGAGCGGCTGCACCCCGACGTGGTGGTCATGGACATCCGGATGCCGGTGCTCGACGGAGTGGCCGCCACCGCGCAACTGGCTGCGGCCCGGCCGCAGTCCCGGGTGCTCGCGCTGAGCACCTTCGACATGGACGAGTACGTGGTCGCCGCCCTGCGCGCCGGCGCCTACGGCTTCCTGCCCAAGGACATCTCCCCCGAGGAGCTGATCGCGGCCGTCCGCACCGTCCACACCGGGGAGGCCGCCGTCGCGCCGAGGCTGCTGACCCGGCTGATCTCCACCTACGTACGGTCCGCCCCGCGCGAGCCCCGGCCCGCGCCGGCGGACCCCGCCGGGCTCACCCCGCGCGAGGTGGAGATCTGGCGGCTGCTCGCCGGCGGCCTCGACAACGCCGGGATCGCCGCGGACCTGGACATCAGCGTCTCCACGGTCAAGAACCACATCACCGCGATCTTCGGGAAGCTGGGCGTACGCGACCGCGCGCAGGCGGTGATCGCCGCGTACGAGACGGGGCTGGTGGAGGCCGAACGGAGGGGTGCTTGA
- the rpmB gene encoding 50S ribosomal protein L28, which produces MSAHCQLTGAKPGFGNRISHSHRRTPRRFDPNIQRRRYWLPSEGRHIRLTLSVKAVKTVDTIGVEAAVARIRARGGRV; this is translated from the coding sequence TTGTCCGCACACTGCCAACTGACCGGCGCCAAGCCGGGATTCGGCAACCGCATCTCCCACTCGCACAGGCGCACGCCCCGCCGCTTCGACCCCAACATCCAGCGCAGGCGCTACTGGCTGCCGAGCGAAGGGCGCCACATCCGCCTCACGCTGAGCGTGAAGGCCGTGAAGACGGTGGACACCATCGGCGTCGAAGCCGCCGTCGCCCGCATCCGGGCGCGGGGAGGTCGGGTCTGA
- a CDS encoding DUF6158 family protein, with the protein MAEHAAGAAARELEDGRLLRELETIHRTRHETLLHGSDDALATHTQRLKELEDEYLRRHPDRAPTSARTRSGARARTPGED; encoded by the coding sequence ATGGCAGAGCACGCCGCCGGAGCGGCGGCGCGGGAGCTGGAGGACGGCCGGTTGCTCAGGGAACTGGAGACCATCCACCGCACGCGCCACGAGACCCTCCTGCACGGTTCGGACGACGCGCTGGCCACGCACACCCAGCGGCTCAAGGAGCTGGAGGACGAGTACCTGCGCCGGCACCCGGACCGGGCGCCCACCTCGGCCCGTACCCGCTCCGGGGCCCGCGCCCGCACCCCGGGCGAGGACTGA
- a CDS encoding MFS transporter, with protein sequence MSRSRLASVLPDLSPWRSSRDFRLLFFQGTVTFFGSFMAMIALPLQIKHLTDSPLAVGAMGAVELVPLVVCGLYGGALADAVDRRRLILLTEAGLGVLALVLLVNSLLPDPLLWPLYVVAAGVSALTGLQRPALDSLMARIVPHDQLSAAAALNALRYQFGAIAGPALAGVVVAYAGYASAYGVTVVGFAVSVVLCARLSPAPPVKGGERPSLRGIAEGARYAWSRPVLLGTYAVDLAAMFFAFPNAILPFLADELDAVWALGLMYAAGAVGSLVLGLTSGWVSGVRRHGLLVVFGAAVWGLAIAAAGWFSGIWPVLLCLAVAGAGDMLSALGRSTIWNQTIPEELRGRLAGIEVLSYSLGPQLGQVRAGTMAGWTGTRPAFWSGGLACVASVALLAAVLPKLISYDADTDEDALRRRAAREAGPTPLADPAGAAV encoded by the coding sequence GTGAGCAGATCCCGTTTGGCCTCCGTACTGCCCGACCTCTCCCCCTGGCGTTCCAGCCGTGACTTCCGGCTGCTGTTCTTCCAGGGGACGGTCACCTTCTTCGGCTCGTTCATGGCGATGATCGCCCTGCCGCTCCAGATCAAGCACCTGACGGACTCGCCGCTGGCGGTCGGTGCCATGGGCGCGGTGGAGCTGGTTCCGCTGGTGGTCTGCGGGCTGTACGGCGGCGCCCTGGCCGACGCGGTCGACCGGCGGCGGCTGATCCTGCTGACCGAGGCCGGGCTCGGGGTGCTCGCGCTGGTGCTCCTGGTGAACTCGCTGCTGCCGGATCCGCTGCTGTGGCCGCTGTACGTGGTGGCGGCCGGGGTGTCGGCACTGACGGGGCTCCAGCGTCCGGCGCTGGATTCGCTGATGGCGCGGATCGTGCCGCACGACCAGCTGAGCGCCGCCGCCGCGCTCAACGCGCTGCGCTACCAGTTCGGGGCGATCGCCGGTCCGGCGCTGGCCGGGGTGGTCGTCGCGTACGCCGGTTACGCGTCGGCGTACGGGGTGACCGTCGTGGGTTTCGCCGTCTCGGTGGTCCTGTGCGCGCGGCTCAGCCCGGCGCCGCCGGTGAAGGGCGGGGAGCGGCCCTCGTTGCGGGGGATCGCCGAGGGCGCGCGGTACGCGTGGAGCCGGCCGGTGCTGCTGGGTACGTACGCCGTCGACCTGGCGGCGATGTTCTTCGCGTTCCCGAACGCCATCCTCCCCTTCCTGGCCGACGAGCTGGACGCCGTGTGGGCGCTGGGCCTGATGTACGCGGCGGGGGCGGTGGGTTCGCTGGTGCTGGGGCTGACCAGCGGTTGGGTGTCGGGGGTACGCCGGCACGGGCTGCTGGTGGTCTTCGGCGCCGCCGTCTGGGGGCTGGCGATCGCGGCGGCGGGCTGGTTCTCCGGTATCTGGCCGGTGCTGCTGTGCCTGGCGGTGGCGGGCGCCGGCGACATGCTGAGCGCGCTGGGCCGGTCCACGATCTGGAACCAGACGATCCCGGAGGAGCTGCGGGGGCGGCTCGCGGGGATCGAGGTGCTCTCGTACAGCCTCGGACCGCAGCTCGGTCAGGTCCGGGCGGGCACCATGGCCGGGTGGACCGGTACCCGGCCGGCCTTCTGGAGCGGCGGGCTGGCCTGCGTGGCGTCGGTGGCGCTGCTGGCCGCGGTGCTGCCGAAGCTGATCTCCTACGACGCGGACACCGACGAGGACGCGCTGCGCCGCCGGGCCGCCCGGGAGGCCGGGCCGACGCCGCTGGCGGACCCGGCGGGGGCTGCGGTCTGA
- the rpsN gene encoding 30S ribosomal protein S14 has product MAKRSKIVRNDRRREVVARYAARRAELKEVVRRPSSTPEERALALAELRRQPRDASATRVRNRDGVDGRPRGHLRKFGLSRIRMREQAHAGLLPGVVKSSW; this is encoded by the coding sequence ATGGCGAAGCGCAGCAAGATCGTGCGCAACGACCGGCGCCGCGAGGTCGTCGCCCGGTACGCGGCCCGGCGCGCGGAGCTGAAGGAGGTCGTCCGCAGGCCCTCCTCCACGCCGGAGGAGCGCGCCCTCGCCCTCGCGGAGCTGCGGCGTCAGCCGCGTGACGCCAGCGCGACCCGGGTGCGCAACCGGGACGGCGTGGACGGCCGCCCGCGCGGGCACCTGCGCAAGTTCGGACTCTCCCGCATCCGGATGCGGGAGCAGGCGCACGCCGGCCTGCTGCCCGGGGTGGTCAAGTCCTCCTGGTGA
- a CDS encoding AI-2E family transporter — translation MPPVSPFLRTAASYAWRLLVVGVAVYAVFSVLGRFHEIGVALFLALVVTALLSPLARVLARHVPRSLAVAVSLTGSVLLLLGVLALVGEAVAGESASLVREFREGLTSIEKWLERPPFRMDPGALGDLQARLGEYLSTHRSTLLSTALSGAGHLVQVLTVLALAVFASVFFLHGGDRQWAWFCAQLPEGARGRVAVAGRAAWRTFTGYTHGIVLVAATNAVLVGVALYFLGVPLALPLALLEFFAAFVPLVGSPVALAVAAVVALAAKGPVIAGVVIALIVVIGQIEGHLLHPMVMSWAVRLHPLVVAVSVIAGAIAAGVVGAVVAVPLVSVTWSVRCALRSHTSRPGPGSGPDG, via the coding sequence ATGCCGCCGGTGTCCCCGTTCCTGCGTACGGCCGCGTCCTACGCCTGGCGCCTGCTGGTCGTCGGCGTGGCCGTCTACGCCGTCTTCTCCGTGCTGGGCCGCTTCCACGAGATCGGCGTGGCGCTCTTCCTCGCCCTGGTCGTCACCGCGCTGCTGTCGCCCCTCGCCCGGGTCCTCGCCCGCCACGTGCCCCGCTCCCTCGCGGTCGCCGTCAGCCTGACCGGCAGCGTGCTCCTGCTGCTCGGCGTCCTCGCCCTGGTCGGGGAGGCCGTGGCGGGGGAGAGCGCCAGCTTGGTCCGGGAGTTCCGCGAGGGCCTGACCAGCATCGAGAAGTGGCTGGAGCGCCCGCCGTTCCGGATGGACCCGGGAGCACTCGGCGACCTCCAGGCCCGGCTCGGCGAGTACCTCTCGACCCACCGCTCGACCCTGCTCAGTACGGCCCTGAGCGGCGCCGGGCACCTGGTGCAGGTGCTCACCGTCCTGGCGCTCGCGGTCTTCGCCTCGGTCTTCTTCCTGCACGGCGGAGACCGGCAGTGGGCGTGGTTCTGCGCCCAGCTGCCCGAGGGGGCGCGCGGGCGCGTGGCGGTCGCAGGGCGCGCGGCCTGGCGTACCTTCACCGGCTACACGCACGGGATCGTGCTGGTCGCGGCGACGAACGCGGTGCTCGTCGGGGTGGCGCTCTACTTCCTCGGGGTCCCGCTGGCCCTCCCGCTCGCGCTGCTGGAGTTCTTCGCGGCCTTCGTCCCCCTCGTCGGATCGCCCGTGGCGCTGGCCGTCGCCGCCGTGGTCGCGCTGGCGGCGAAGGGGCCGGTCATCGCCGGCGTGGTGATCGCCCTGATCGTGGTGATCGGCCAGATCGAGGGGCACCTGCTGCACCCGATGGTGATGAGCTGGGCGGTGCGGCTGCACCCGCTCGTGGTGGCGGTCTCGGTGATCGCCGGGGCCATCGCGGCCGGAGTGGTCGGCGCGGTGGTCGCGGTCCCCCTGGTCTCGGTGACCTGGTCCGTACGCTGCGCCCTGCGCTCCCACACCTCGCGGCCCGGCCCGGGATCCGGCCCGGACGGCTGA